A portion of the Drosophila sechellia strain sech25 chromosome 2R, ASM438219v1, whole genome shotgun sequence genome contains these proteins:
- the LOC6609606 gene encoding protein 5NUC isoform X1, with the protein MHSLTPQWWFFLSLILFFLDWISGFKFTLLHTNDMHSRFDPISHTGGRCKTVGDCFGGFGRVAEVISAARNTATDPVIYLNGGDSFQGTSWFSVYRGKMVARMLNFLAPDAMALGVHELDDGTDALAEFLNTITFPMVSSNINLINEPKLAENTNLVTSLVITKGDRKIGIVGYIRPDTKERTQPSNVIFKQEVPAINKETKKLRDQGIDIIIALGHSGYEKDMEIAKRCPDVDIVVGGQSHTFLYSGKAPSKEVSEGPYPTIVVKPDGRKVPVVQAYAYTKYLGNLSLEFDSGGNLLSFKGSPILLDNRFQPRRDVQDFLQLYRQVIDDMERHVVGTTSVYLNGDRKSCGYSECNFGNFIADSFVYARVVQTMADRSSWTDASIGLINAGAIRASIDPGETGAITEADVVTVLPFSQDLYYTRISGSQLMKALEHSAQMRSKHMTSAHLQVSGLRLKFNHSLPKGERITEIRALCSECQIPHYEAVDTNGYYGVVVTSFLLNGGEGYSFVDPKRPEVENMTILDRMAVIQYLQEHKVIYPEREDRQYVQQKHIANSGYMSLEPNLILSFLYFCHRFLV; encoded by the exons ATGCATTCACTTACTCCACAATGGTGGTTTTTCCTCTCGCTGATCCTGTTCTTTCTGGACTGGATCAGTGGCTTTAAATTTACCCTCTTACACACGAATGACATGCACTCCAGGTTCGACCCCATTTCCCACACAGGTGGAAGGTGCAAGACTGTCGGCGATTGCTTCGGGGGATTCGGACGAGTGGCTGAAGT AATTTCTGCAGCTAGAAATACTGCAACTGATCCGGTTATCTACTTAAACGGTGGCGATTCCTTTCAAGGTACTTCCTGGTTTTCGGTTTATCGAGGGAAAATGGTGGCCCGAATGCTAAATTTTCTGGCTCCCGACGCCATG GCCCTCGGAGTTCACGAACTTGACGATGGAACAGATGCCTTGGCCGAATTTTTGAATACCATTACTTTTCCAATGGTTAGCAGCAATATAAACCTGATAAATGAACCTAAACTGGCGGAAAACACTAATCTGGTGACTTCCTTGGTTATCACAAAGGGTGATCGTAAGATCGGCATAGTGGGCTATATAAGACCGGATACCAAGGAGCGAACTCAACCAAGTAATGTGATTTTTAAACAGGAAGTGCCCGCCATCAA TAAGGAAACAAAGAAACTTAGGGATCAAGGCATCGATATCATCATTGCCTTGGGACATTCTGGCTACGAGAAGGACATGGAGATAGCCAAGCGGTGTCCGGACGTGGACATCGTCGTGGGTGGTCAGTCGCACACGTTTCTCTACTCGGGAAAGGCTCCGAGTAAGGAAGTTTCGGAGGGACCCTATCCCACAATAGTGGTTAAGCCCGATGGCAGGAAGGTGCCAGTTGTTCAGGCCTATGCTTATACGAAATATTTGGGAAACCTTTCCCTAGAG TTCGACAGTGGTGGAAATCTGCTTAGTTTCAAGGGTAGCCCCATTTTATTGGATAATCGCTTTCAGCCCCGGAGAGATGTTCAAGATTTTCTTCAACTGTACCGCCAGGTGATCGATGACATGGAGCGCCATGTGGTGGGCACTACCTCCGTTTATTTGAATGGCGATCGAAAGAGCTGCGGTTATAGTGAGTGCAATTTTGGCAACTTCATAGCCGATAGCTTTGTGTATGCCCGAGTAGTCCAAACGATGGCGGATAGAAGTTCTTGGACAGATGCATCCATTGGACTCATCAATGCGGGCG CAATTAGAGCCTCGATTGATCCCGGGGAGACGGGCGCCATTACGGAGGCTGATGTGGTCACAGTGCTTCCCTTCAGCCAAGATCTCTATTACACCAGGATCAGTGGCAGTCAACTGATGAAGGCGCTGGAGCACTCCGCCCAAATGCGTAGTAAACACATGACCAGTGCCCATCTCCAGGTTTCGGGTCTTCGGCTCAAGTTCAACCACAGTTTGCCCAAGGGCGAAAGGATCACAGAAATCCGTGCCCTGTGCTCCGAGTGCCAGATTCCGCACTACGAGGCAGTTGATACGAATGGGTATTACGGTGTGGTAGTAACATCATTTCTATTGAATGGCGGCGAGGGCTACAGTTTCGTCGATCCAAAGCGACCGGAAGTGGAAAATATGACGATCCTTGATCGCATGGCTGTTATCCAGTATCTGCAGGAGCACAAGGTTATCTATCCGGAACGGGAGGATCGGCAATATGTGCAGCAGAAGCACATCGCCAACTCGGGCTACATGTCTCTTGAACCCAACTTAATACTCAGCTTTTTGTACTTTTGTCATCGATTTCTCGTTTAA
- the LOC6609606 gene encoding protein 5NUC isoform X2, with translation MVSSNINLINEPKLAENTNLVTSLVITKGDRKIGIVGYIRPDTKERTQPSNVIFKQEVPAINKETKKLRDQGIDIIIALGHSGYEKDMEIAKRCPDVDIVVGGQSHTFLYSGKAPSKEVSEGPYPTIVVKPDGRKVPVVQAYAYTKYLGNLSLEFDSGGNLLSFKGSPILLDNRFQPRRDVQDFLQLYRQVIDDMERHVVGTTSVYLNGDRKSCGYSECNFGNFIADSFVYARVVQTMADRSSWTDASIGLINAGAIRASIDPGETGAITEADVVTVLPFSQDLYYTRISGSQLMKALEHSAQMRSKHMTSAHLQVSGLRLKFNHSLPKGERITEIRALCSECQIPHYEAVDTNGYYGVVVTSFLLNGGEGYSFVDPKRPEVENMTILDRMAVIQYLQEHKVIYPEREDRQYVQQKHIANSGYMSLEPNLILSFLYFCHRFLV, from the exons ATGGTTAGCAGCAATATAAACCTGATAAATGAACCTAAACTGGCGGAAAACACTAATCTGGTGACTTCCTTGGTTATCACAAAGGGTGATCGTAAGATCGGCATAGTGGGCTATATAAGACCGGATACCAAGGAGCGAACTCAACCAAGTAATGTGATTTTTAAACAGGAAGTGCCCGCCATCAA TAAGGAAACAAAGAAACTTAGGGATCAAGGCATCGATATCATCATTGCCTTGGGACATTCTGGCTACGAGAAGGACATGGAGATAGCCAAGCGGTGTCCGGACGTGGACATCGTCGTGGGTGGTCAGTCGCACACGTTTCTCTACTCGGGAAAGGCTCCGAGTAAGGAAGTTTCGGAGGGACCCTATCCCACAATAGTGGTTAAGCCCGATGGCAGGAAGGTGCCAGTTGTTCAGGCCTATGCTTATACGAAATATTTGGGAAACCTTTCCCTAGAG TTCGACAGTGGTGGAAATCTGCTTAGTTTCAAGGGTAGCCCCATTTTATTGGATAATCGCTTTCAGCCCCGGAGAGATGTTCAAGATTTTCTTCAACTGTACCGCCAGGTGATCGATGACATGGAGCGCCATGTGGTGGGCACTACCTCCGTTTATTTGAATGGCGATCGAAAGAGCTGCGGTTATAGTGAGTGCAATTTTGGCAACTTCATAGCCGATAGCTTTGTGTATGCCCGAGTAGTCCAAACGATGGCGGATAGAAGTTCTTGGACAGATGCATCCATTGGACTCATCAATGCGGGCG CAATTAGAGCCTCGATTGATCCCGGGGAGACGGGCGCCATTACGGAGGCTGATGTGGTCACAGTGCTTCCCTTCAGCCAAGATCTCTATTACACCAGGATCAGTGGCAGTCAACTGATGAAGGCGCTGGAGCACTCCGCCCAAATGCGTAGTAAACACATGACCAGTGCCCATCTCCAGGTTTCGGGTCTTCGGCTCAAGTTCAACCACAGTTTGCCCAAGGGCGAAAGGATCACAGAAATCCGTGCCCTGTGCTCCGAGTGCCAGATTCCGCACTACGAGGCAGTTGATACGAATGGGTATTACGGTGTGGTAGTAACATCATTTCTATTGAATGGCGGCGAGGGCTACAGTTTCGTCGATCCAAAGCGACCGGAAGTGGAAAATATGACGATCCTTGATCGCATGGCTGTTATCCAGTATCTGCAGGAGCACAAGGTTATCTATCCGGAACGGGAGGATCGGCAATATGTGCAGCAGAAGCACATCGCCAACTCGGGCTACATGTCTCTTGAACCCAACTTAATACTCAGCTTTTTGTACTTTTGTCATCGATTTCTCGTTTAA